A region of the Methanobrevibacter sp. genome:
CCATTTATTGTTCTCCAAAACCTTTTTTTAGAGTTATTTATTGCCATAAACAATAAAATTTAATGATTAATATAGTTTTTTATATTTCTACTATTTATATTAATCATTGTTCTTTATTCAATAAATCATCAATTTTAGTCGACTTTGTAATTTATCTAAATTCCTTTTTTGGGCAGGGTAATAATAAGCTATTTTTTTTCACTGACAAATTTTATTCAAAATTATCATTTATTTCTTTTAAATAAGCAATGACCTTTTTAAATTCCAAATCTAGTTCTTCTTGTGTTTCAAATAATGTTTGGTTATATTCACTATAATGGTGCATTACAATGTTATCGGGAATATTCATATAATCTTCCCCGAACCATAATTTAAGGAATTCTATAGGTTTATTTGGAATTTTTAACTCATATCCTTCAAATTTTGTAGTTTTCAAAGGGAATATGACATTGGAATCAATAACACCAGCATCTTCGATGTAGGATCCATCTAATCCTTCGCCAATGAAATTTGTTTTATGTGGTGTTAATCCTAATTTTTCATATCTTTCATTAAATTCTTTTTCAAAAGAGAAATCCTTTTCATAATATAAATTTCTAAGATAATATTTGTGGCCTAAGTAATTTTTTGTATAATAATCTACTGATTCTTCTTTTATATAGTCAAATGGAAATATATCTAATTTTACCATAGGTTTTAACCAACCTAACTGTAAAAATGCAGACCTTCCTAACCCTGGTTGATTAAAAAATTTATCATGTCCAACTTCTTTATCATATGCACTATGAAAATCTTTATAATAATTTTCTTCACGATTAATTAATCTAGTTAAAGTACAATTTTCTTTAAAGAATTCATGTTTGCTAATTTCTTTAGGCAATATCTCAATTAATTTATTGTAATCAGATCTCATCATTAAAATATCACAATCGTCGTCCCATGGTATGAAACCATTATGACGAATACCTCCTAAAAGAGTTCCATATAGTAAACAATATTCCATATCATATTTTTTACATATATTGTCAATAAATCTTAATAATTCAACATATAATGATTGGACATCTTTAAGTGTACCTGTAACTTTTATATTCGTATGTTTAATTAGAAAATTTGACATTTCATTTGGTTTCGGGTAACTGGGACTACTTTTTGAATGTGCAAATTTTGCAAGTCTCATGCCATATAATAAAAGAGTTTCAGATTTTTGAATTTTTTTAGGTAATTTTTTATAGAGTTTACTAAAATCCATATTATTTCCCCATTTTTATTTAAAATTGTAATTCAATAGCTGTTCTTATGTTATTTTAAATTAGATGATTATCGTTCAAACGTGGAATTATTATTCTCAAATGGAATATTATAATATTTCATCTAATTGAAGTCATGTTATGGTGTATATTATATATAGTGTATATATTTTATATATCTTTTTTTGATATAATGCTTTAAATCCTATTTTCTAAACTACGTTTGATTTAGACAGTAGAATTCAATGGGGTAAATGTTATTTGGGATTTTTTTTAATCCTGTTCTTTAACATTCATCGTTGATTTTTCTTGTTTTTATATTGAAACTCATTAATCTTGTATAATCTTTTAAATAACAAAAATTAAGTTAGAGTTGTGTTTTATCCTTTATCTTTATATACGATTTTGAATAGATAAAAATTCATGAGTGTAGGGGAATTTAAAAAGTATTCTGATGAAGAAATAAAGCATTTGCAAGAAATTGAATTAATGATTCTCAAAGATGTTGTAAGTATTTTAGATAAACATAATTTAAAATATTATATGTATGGAGGTTCTCTTTTAGGAACCATTAGACATAAAGGTTTTATTCCTTGGGATGATGATATTGATATCATTTTATTTAGAGATGATTTTGATAAAGCGTTAGATATCCTCTACAATGAGTTACCTGAAAAATACGATCTTATTCAAATGGATTACATTGAGGATTGCTTTGGCTCCTTTGCAAAAGTCTCACTAAAAAATACTACCTTTAGCCGTTGGTATACTTCGTATGTTAAATATGAACTGGGAATTAATATCGATTTATTTATATTGGATAATATTCCTAAAAGTGACTTTTTAGGCAAATTGCATCATTATGGATATATCTTTTTTTACCAATTTGTTATTAATTCATGTATTAAGGTGGATATGTACACTAAATTTAGAACTAAATTGCATCATGCAGTTTATGATATTTTAAATTTTATCCCAATAAATCGTAGAACTTGGAAGAAATTACTCACAAAAGAAATGACTTTTTTTAACAATAAAAAAACTGAAAGAGTTGTGGATTGTTTTAATCTAGCAGGATATATGCCTTATCAAAGAGATGATTTTGAACCCGCAATCAAAGCTAAATTTGAAGATTTTGAAGTTAAAATTCCAAAAAATTATGATAAAATTCTAACTCAGATTTATGGGGATTATATGAAAGTTCCTCCAAAGGAAGATAGGTATAATGCAGCTCCTGAAATTCTAGATTTTGGGGAGTATTAGTTTTTATATTTTAAAAATCAAATTATAAATTATGTTTTCGAATATCGGTGTTGTTGGTGCAGGTGCTATGGGAACAGCTATTTCCCAAACTATTTGTGAAAATACTCAAAATGTTTTATTATATGCTAGGCGGGAAGAAATTGTTAATTCAATAAATAAAACTCATTTTAATAGGGATTATTTTCCAAATATTCGTTTAGAAGAAAATATTATTGCTATTAATGATTTAAAAGAGTTAAAAGATGCTGAATTAATCTTTTTAACATTACCTTCATCTACGATTAGGGAAGTTTCCCGTAATTTAAAGGATATTATTTCTGATGATTGTGTTCTTGTTAATACAGCAAAAGGTTTGGAAAAAGGATCTCAAAAAAGAATGAGTGAGGTTATTGAAGAAGAAATTGGCAGGTCTGCTGCAGTGTTGTCTGGACCCAATATTGCTTCTGAAATGGTTGAACGGACATTCTCTTCCGCATCTGTTGCATGTAAAAATAAAGAATACCTTGAAAAAGTTAATAAAGCATTGTCCACTTCTAAATTCAAAGTTTCTGCGAGTGATGATGTGATTGGCGTAGAATATTGTGGTGTTATTAAGAATGTAATTGCAATTTCACAAGGGATTTGTGAAGGAATGAAAATAAATGATAATGCACGTTTTTCAGTATTTACAAAAACTTATAATGAAACAAAAGATTTAATTGAAAAATTTGGTGGGAATCGCAGTACTGTTGATGATTACTGCGGTTTTGGAGATATTATTACAGCTTCAACTTTAAATGTAAGTAGAAATCATACTTTAGGCGTTTTATATGGTCAAAAAATTGTTATTGACGAGAAGGAATCAGGAGTTCTTTTTGAAGGAAAAAACACAATCATTATAATGAAAGAATTATGCGAACAATATAATATTGATTGTGCAACAGTTGATTTTACTTATGATGTAATTATTAATAGAATTAATCCAAAAAAAGCATTTGTAAAGTTTTGGGATAAATTATAAGGGGGATGTTTAATGATTTGCGCAGCCATGTTAGCGGGAGGAATAGGAACTAGATTAGAACAAGGGAAACCTAAACAATTTGTTTATATTAATAATAAACCTATCCTTGTTCATTCAGTAGAAAAATTCTTAAATGTTGCAAAATTTGATAAGATTATTGTTTCCTCTCCAAAAGAGTTTATTGGTGAAACAAAAGAATTAATTGAGGAACATTTCCCAAAAAATGATAAACTTGTAGTTATTGAAGGTGGCTTAACTCGTAATGGAACCATTTTGAATTCTATTAAGTATATGAAAGACCAAAATTGCGAAAAAGATTCTATTTTAGTAACTCATGATGCATCAAGGATATTTGTATCTGAAAAACTAATTGAAGACAGTATTAAATATGCAATTGAAGTTGGTGCGGCTAGTGCAGTAATACCTGCTACAGATGTTATATTTGAATCTAAAGAAAAAGGAAAACTCACTGATATTCCATTAAGGAAATATCTACTTCATGCACAAACTCCGCAATCATTTAATATTGATAAATTCTTAGAAATTTACACAGATTTATCTGAGGATGAAATTGCTAAATTAGATGAGGCAATGATGCTTTTCTATTTAAGAAATGCGGATGTGAAGTTATTTCGGGGTGATCAAGGTAATTTTAAAATAACTCGTCCTTTTGATATTACCTTAGCAGAAGCTATTTTTAAAAATTCACATGCTTCTAAATAAATGTATTAAATGATGTAGTGGGATACATTTTTCTATTTTTAGTATTTTCCAAAATCAATTTCCTCTGGAGCAGGATTAAATCTGGATTCTTCTGGAGGTAACTCCATGTAATTGTTAAAATCCATCCTTAATATCTTATCATAATTATTAGGTATGTTCACTTCTAAATCTTCGAATTTTGCTTTTTTTATAGGCAACCAATCGGTTTTAAAAGAAATGGGCATCAAATTTTCGGATGGGAAATCGCATACCTCTTCACAGTTTTCATATTGGTATTTGGAAAATGATTTCACGCATTTTTTCTTTATTGTGGATGGTGAGATAGGAATTATCTTTAATGTATAATATATTGTCTGTTGAACTAGTTCTTTTATTTTAGAATTGTTTTTAAATTTAAGTATGGAATACATTGTTAACTGGTTTAATGAAAAACATGTCCATCTATGGATGAACTTTTTAAATTTGTTATTTGGAACATTATCCAAAATAAAAATATCAAGGAAGATGTTTGGCGTATAATCAACTTGGTCAGCCCACCATTCCTTAAAAAGAGTATTTTTTAGCGTTAATCTTCCCCAGGTATAATGGTATGTTTCCTCATTTAAAACATTAAAAAATCCATATTTTTCATCAATGTTCTTTTCAAAAATCTTATTTAATTTTTCAAAGTCTTCTCTAAACATGATTACATCAATATCGTCATCCCATGGAATGAATCCTTGATGTCTTATAGTTCCAAGCAAACTCCCGGCATACATAAAATAGGTTAAATCGTGTTCTTCACAAACTTCAATGAAATATTTAAAAAGTTTCATTTCGACTTGTTGTAAATGTTTCAATGTTTCGTCATCGTATCGTTTTGATTTAATCATATTATGTTCCTTCTATTTTTCGTTTTATTGATTAAATTAAATTTTAATAATTTAAATTATTATTGGAAATTTTTAAATATTTCTTTTTTTAGAATATATCTATATAAAATAATATAAATTTTTTTTTAATGTATTAAGGAAGTCATTTTATGTTAAATTTCACTGTTGGTCCTGTAATGAGTAGTGAGTCTGTTAGAAAAATTGGAGGTGAACAGACTCCTTATTTTAGAAACGATGAATTTTCAAAAGTAATGATTGAAAATGAAGAACTGATGAAAGAGTTTGTATATTCTAGTGATGATTCAAGAGTAGTATTCATTACTGGATCTGGCACCGCTTCTATGGAAACCACGGTTATGAATGTCTTTGATGAGAATGATAAGGTTTTAATTGTTAATGGAGGGGGTTTTGGTCAGAGATTTGTTGATTTATGTAATATTCACAATATTGCAAACGATGAGATAAAACTCGATTTTGGAAGTGATATTACAAAAGAAATTCTTGATTCATATTCAGATAAAGGATATACTGGATTTTTAGTTAACATTTGTGAGACTAGCTCCGGAGTATATTATAATTTGGATTTGATAAGTGATTTTTGCAAAGAAAATAACATTTTCTTGGTTGTTGATGCTATTAGCTCATTTTTGGCCAATCCATTAAACATGCAAGAACAAAACATCGATGTTGTCATTACAGGTTCTCAAAAAGCTTTGGCTTGCCCTCCGGGTGTTTCTATTATTGTTTTGGGCCCCAATGCTTTAAAAAGGGTTGAAGATAATCAAGTCAAATCAATGTATTTTGACATAAAAGACATGTTAAAAAATGGTGAAAGGGGTCAAACTCCATTTACTCCTGCAGTAGGTATATTATTGCAAATTAATCAAAGACTAAAAGAAATCGAATCTCAAGGTGGTGTAGAATCGGAGGTTGAAAGGATAAAAAGTCTAGCTGAAGATTTTAGAGATAGGATTTCTGATTTGCCATTGGAGATTAAAACAGAATCTCTATCCAATTCAGTTACTGCAATCTTTTGTAAAAGTGAAAATGCTTCTGTGATTGTGGATAAATTAAAATTAGAGTATAATATTTGGGTAAATCCAAATGGTGGAGATATTAAAGATAAAATGTTTAGAGTGGGGCATATTGGTGATTTAACAATTGATGATAATGATAAATTAATCGATGCGTTACATGATTTAGAAAAACGAGGTATACTTCATGATTAAGGTTATAACATATGGGACATATGATTTGTTCCATTATGGACATCAAAGATTGCTGGAACGAGCAAAGGAATTAGGGGATTATTTGATTGTTGGTGTTACTGCAGATGATTTTGACAAGCAAAGAGGTAAAATCAATGTAAAACAATCATTGATGGAAAGAATAGAATCTGTAAGAGCAACAGGGTTGGCCGATGAAATTGTCATTGAAGAATATGAAGGCCAGAAAATTGATGATATAAAAAGATTTGAAGTAGATATTTTCACTGTCGGGTCTGATTGGGTTGGACACTTTGATTATCTTAAAGAATATTGTGATGTGGTTTATCTTGATAGGACTGAAGGTGTTTCAAGTTCGGATATCAGATCCAAGAACAGAAGTGTTAATTTAGGTCTTGTTGGTGAAGGAAATATCTTGAAAAAATTTTATGATGAATCTAAATTTGTTAATGGAATTGGAGTAAATGCAATTCTAATGGATAATGAAGAGGAAAGGAAATGCTATGAAAACGATGATTTAACATTTGCTGAGGATTATGATGAATTGTTAAACCTTGTTGATGCAGTTTATATTGTTTCTCATCCTACTAAACATTATGCACAAATTAAAAAAGCATTAAATAAAGGTAAACATGTTTTATGCGAATCTCCTTTTGCATTAAAAAAGGGAGAGTATATTGAACTTGAAAATTTAGCTTTTAAAAATGATTTAATATTGATGGACTCAATTAAAACTGCTTACTCTACTGCATATAATAGATTGTTGTTGTTGCTTAAAGGTGGAAAAATTGGTGACGTTTACTCTATTGATGCAACATGTACAAGTTTAAGGGAGTATGATGATAATTCTTGGAGTAGTATCACAGCATGGGCGCCAACAGCACTTTTACCGATTTTCCAAATTTTAGGCACTGATTATAAGAATAAATCAATTAACTCATTAATTTTAGAAGATAAACCAAATTTTGATTTATTTACAAAAATTGATTTTCAATATGAAAATGCTGTTGCATCAATTAAAGTTGCAAATGGCGTAAAATCCGAAGGAGAATTAATAATCTCAGGTTCTGAGGGGTATGCTTATGTTCCTGCTCCATGGTGGAAAACAGATTATTTTGAGTTAAGGTATGAAAACCAAGAAGACAATAAAAAGTATTTCTACCAGTTAGATGGTGAAGGAATAAGATATGAGCTTGTGGCATTTGCAAAATCGATTGAAATTGGAAAAAGTAATGCATACATAGATTTTGAAGTTTCAAAAGCAATTTGCAAGATAATGGAAGATTTTGAAAATAATGATGTAAATAGTATTAAGAAATACTGACATTGGCGATAAGATGGGTGATGGGGATAATCTTCAACATATTAAAGATGTTGAATTAATGATTTTGAGTGATTTTTCAAAAATTTGTGATGAAAATGATATTGAATATTATCTAATCTATGGAACCCAAATTGGTGCAATTAGACATCAGGGTTTCATTCCTTGGGATGATGATGTTGATGTGCTTTTGTTTAGGAAAGACTATGAAAAATTTCTAAATGTAATGGAAGATAATCCTAATGAAAAATATACAATTTTTGATTCAAGATATAATAGTGAATATTTCTTTCAATTTGGTAGAATGTCCTTGAATGATACATATTGGGCAGAGTATTGGGATGAACAGGTATCTTTTAAATTGGGGATTCATATAGATTTATTTATTTTGGATAATTTGCCAGATAATAAGTTTAAACGAAAATTATTTATTCAAAGATGTTATTATCTAGCAAGATTATATTCTATTTCTGTTTTGAAATTTGATAATTATTCAAAAGGAATGAATTTTATTTTAAATTGCGCACATAATTTATTAAATCTAATTAATATTACTCCCGGTTATTTCCAAAAAAAATTATCTAGGTTATTTAGAAAATATGAAAGTAGTAGTGGAGAATATGTCACTGATTTAACCTTGATGGAAAGGGTAACTTTTAAAAAAGATGATTATAAACCTCCAAAAAAAATTAAAT
Encoded here:
- a CDS encoding phosphorylcholine transferase LicD, encoding MSVGEFKKYSDEEIKHLQEIELMILKDVVSILDKHNLKYYMYGGSLLGTIRHKGFIPWDDDIDIILFRDDFDKALDILYNELPEKYDLIQMDYIEDCFGSFAKVSLKNTTFSRWYTSYVKYELGINIDLFILDNIPKSDFLGKLHHYGYIFFYQFVINSCIKVDMYTKFRTKLHHAVYDILNFIPINRRTWKKLLTKEMTFFNNKKTERVVDCFNLAGYMPYQRDDFEPAIKAKFEDFEVKIPKNYDKILTQIYGDYMKVPPKEDRYNAAPEILDFGEY
- a CDS encoding 2-C-methyl-D-erythritol 4-phosphate cytidylyltransferase, producing the protein MICAAMLAGGIGTRLEQGKPKQFVYINNKPILVHSVEKFLNVAKFDKIIVSSPKEFIGETKELIEEHFPKNDKLVVIEGGLTRNGTILNSIKYMKDQNCEKDSILVTHDASRIFVSEKLIEDSIKYAIEVGAASAVIPATDVIFESKEKGKLTDIPLRKYLLHAQTPQSFNIDKFLEIYTDLSEDEIAKLDEAMMLFYLRNADVKLFRGDQGNFKITRPFDITLAEAIFKNSHASK
- a CDS encoding adenylyltransferase/cytidyltransferase family protein, with translation MIKVITYGTYDLFHYGHQRLLERAKELGDYLIVGVTADDFDKQRGKINVKQSLMERIESVRATGLADEIVIEEYEGQKIDDIKRFEVDIFTVGSDWVGHFDYLKEYCDVVYLDRTEGVSSSDIRSKNRSVNLGLVGEGNILKKFYDESKFVNGIGVNAILMDNEEERKCYENDDLTFAEDYDELLNLVDAVYIVSHPTKHYAQIKKALNKGKHVLCESPFALKKGEYIELENLAFKNDLILMDSIKTAYSTAYNRLLLLLKGGKIGDVYSIDATCTSLREYDDNSWSSITAWAPTALLPIFQILGTDYKNKSINSLILEDKPNFDLFTKIDFQYENAVASIKVANGVKSEGELIISGSEGYAYVPAPWWKTDYFELRYENQEDNKKYFYQLDGEGIRYELVAFAKSIEIGKSNAYIDFEVSKAICKIMEDFENNDVNSIKKY
- a CDS encoding alanine--glyoxylate aminotransferase family protein is translated as MLNFTVGPVMSSESVRKIGGEQTPYFRNDEFSKVMIENEELMKEFVYSSDDSRVVFITGSGTASMETTVMNVFDENDKVLIVNGGGFGQRFVDLCNIHNIANDEIKLDFGSDITKEILDSYSDKGYTGFLVNICETSSGVYYNLDLISDFCKENNIFLVVDAISSFLANPLNMQEQNIDVVITGSQKALACPPGVSIIVLGPNALKRVEDNQVKSMYFDIKDMLKNGERGQTPFTPAVGILLQINQRLKEIESQGGVESEVERIKSLAEDFRDRISDLPLEIKTESLSNSVTAIFCKSENASVIVDKLKLEYNIWVNPNGGDIKDKMFRVGHIGDLTIDDNDKLIDALHDLEKRGILHD
- a CDS encoding phosphorylcholine transferase LicD, whose product is MIKSKRYDDETLKHLQQVEMKLFKYFIEVCEEHDLTYFMYAGSLLGTIRHQGFIPWDDDIDVIMFREDFEKLNKIFEKNIDEKYGFFNVLNEETYHYTWGRLTLKNTLFKEWWADQVDYTPNIFLDIFILDNVPNNKFKKFIHRWTCFSLNQLTMYSILKFKNNSKIKELVQQTIYYTLKIIPISPSTIKKKCVKSFSKYQYENCEEVCDFPSENLMPISFKTDWLPIKKAKFEDLEVNIPNNYDKILRMDFNNYMELPPEESRFNPAPEEIDFGKY
- a CDS encoding phosphorylcholine transferase LicD, producing MGDGDNLQHIKDVELMILSDFSKICDENDIEYYLIYGTQIGAIRHQGFIPWDDDVDVLLFRKDYEKFLNVMEDNPNEKYTIFDSRYNSEYFFQFGRMSLNDTYWAEYWDEQVSFKLGIHIDLFILDNLPDNKFKRKLFIQRCYYLARLYSISVLKFDNYSKGMNFILNCAHNLLNLINITPGYFQKKLSRLFRKYESSSGEYVTDLTLMERVTFKKDDYKPPKKIKFENLNSYIPNNDFNTLNPIYGDYMQLPPEEERVAHVLNEIDFGEY
- a CDS encoding NAD(P)H-dependent glycerol-3-phosphate dehydrogenase, with amino-acid sequence MFSNIGVVGAGAMGTAISQTICENTQNVLLYARREEIVNSINKTHFNRDYFPNIRLEENIIAINDLKELKDAELIFLTLPSSTIREVSRNLKDIISDDCVLVNTAKGLEKGSQKRMSEVIEEEIGRSAAVLSGPNIASEMVERTFSSASVACKNKEYLEKVNKALSTSKFKVSASDDVIGVEYCGVIKNVIAISQGICEGMKINDNARFSVFTKTYNETKDLIEKFGGNRSTVDDYCGFGDIITASTLNVSRNHTLGVLYGQKIVIDEKESGVLFEGKNTIIIMKELCEQYNIDCATVDFTYDVIINRINPKKAFVKFWDKL
- a CDS encoding phosphorylcholine transferase LicD; this encodes MDFSKLYKKLPKKIQKSETLLLYGMRLAKFAHSKSSPSYPKPNEMSNFLIKHTNIKVTGTLKDVQSLYVELLRFIDNICKKYDMEYCLLYGTLLGGIRHNGFIPWDDDCDILMMRSDYNKLIEILPKEISKHEFFKENCTLTRLINREENYYKDFHSAYDKEVGHDKFFNQPGLGRSAFLQLGWLKPMVKLDIFPFDYIKEESVDYYTKNYLGHKYYLRNLYYEKDFSFEKEFNERYEKLGLTPHKTNFIGEGLDGSYIEDAGVIDSNVIFPLKTTKFEGYELKIPNKPIEFLKLWFGEDYMNIPDNIVMHHYSEYNQTLFETQEELDLEFKKVIAYLKEINDNFE